The following proteins come from a genomic window of Elgaria multicarinata webbii isolate HBS135686 ecotype San Diego chromosome 10, rElgMul1.1.pri, whole genome shotgun sequence:
- the LOC134404998 gene encoding homeobox protein notochord-like produces the protein MKRVRTVFTPDQLERLEKEFLKQQYMVGTERVDLAATLHLTETQVKVWFQNRRIKWRKQSLEQKAAKLSQFGTLRASPPGRTEGQGSDEDDVDVED, from the exons ATGAAGAGGGTCCGCACAGTCTTCACCCCGGATCAGCTGGAGCGCCTGGAGAAGGAGTTCCTTAAGCAGCAGTACATGGTCGGCACTGAGCGCGTGGACCTGGCTGCCACTTTGCACCTCACAGAGACCCAG GTGAAGGTCTGGTTCCAGAACAGGAGGATCAAGTGGCGGAAGCAGAGCCTGGAGCAGAAGGCGGCCAAGCTCTCCCAGTTTGGGACGCTGCGGGCGAGCCCCCCCGGGCGGACAGAAGGGCAGGGCAGCGACGAGGACGACGTGGATGTTGAAGACTAG